A single window of Nocardioides kongjuensis DNA harbors:
- a CDS encoding enoyl-CoA hydratase/isomerase family protein, protein MTRTHTGFRIEHDGPVAVVTIDHGKVNIVDPELIDALVAGLPDVLDDPEVRCVVVRGKGRIFVGGANLTVMRLLDPDTYRAMRRWVDVQRLLERAPKPVVAALNGHALGGGAELALACDLRILHADATFGFPESSLGIFPGAGGSQRLPRLVGPHRAKRMIIDATRYDAAQALAEGLVDLVAGADFDEVVRAEAHRLAARPTATIGLVKRAIDDGLDLPIDEAMAVEERYVLENIRLQDAAEGIQAFLDKRQPVFTGR, encoded by the coding sequence ATGACCCGCACCCACACCGGCTTCCGCATCGAGCACGACGGCCCGGTCGCCGTGGTGACGATCGACCATGGCAAGGTGAACATCGTCGACCCGGAGCTGATCGACGCCCTGGTCGCCGGGCTGCCCGACGTGCTCGACGACCCGGAGGTCCGCTGCGTCGTGGTGCGCGGCAAGGGCCGGATCTTCGTCGGCGGCGCCAACCTGACAGTGATGCGCCTGCTCGATCCCGACACCTATCGCGCGATGCGTCGCTGGGTCGACGTGCAGCGGCTGCTCGAACGGGCCCCCAAGCCGGTCGTCGCCGCCCTCAACGGCCACGCCCTCGGCGGCGGCGCGGAGCTCGCCCTCGCCTGCGACCTGCGGATCCTGCACGCCGACGCGACCTTCGGCTTCCCCGAGAGCTCGCTCGGCATCTTCCCCGGCGCAGGCGGCTCGCAGCGACTGCCGCGGCTGGTCGGGCCGCACCGGGCCAAGCGGATGATCATCGACGCGACCCGGTACGACGCCGCGCAGGCGCTCGCCGAGGGCCTGGTGGACCTCGTGGCCGGTGCCGACTTCGACGAGGTCGTCCGCGCGGAGGCGCACCGCCTCGCCGCACGGCCCACCGCGACCATCGGGCTGGTCAAGCGCGCCATCGACGACGGCCTCGACCTGCCGATCGACGAGGCGATGGCGGTCGAGGAGCGCTACGTGCTGGAGAACATCCGGCTCCAGGACGCGGCCGAGGGGATCCAGGCCTTCCTCGACAAGCGGCAACCCGTCTTCACCGGACGCTGA
- a CDS encoding aldehyde dehydrogenase family protein, with the protein MTTPVSTSMRTSARSAYVPAAPYEQLIGADWIAGTGTFEAIDPSTGQPWATLPQGSARDVDEAVRAARAAQRAWGRTTLDQRQTVLLAIADRFEEQGERFAPLLATENGRPIREAHLADLPTVCAIFRFFAGVVRSLNGEQIPVADPETLVYTRREPIGVVAAVLSWNSPLITLSNKLAPALAGGNTVVVKPSEYATASVLEFLRLVADLLPPGVVNVVTGVGPETGAALVGHPDIAKITFTGGPATARAILGAAAQTLTPSLMELGGKSAMIVAEDADLERAVEDALMGIYLANGEACIAASRLLVHEKVHAEFVERFAATARRIRVGDALDPATEVGPLVSARQLELVRGHLDRARAEGVRFVTGDEPLDLPQDLADGYFQRPVLLADDDGGSTISGTEVFGPVTVVQKYRTDEEAVARANSTPYGLAAGVWTSDLRRAHTVAAQLEAGIVWVNRWFDLAPGMPMGGVGESGFGRELSLETLREYTAVKSVNIGLGLQRFPLWGQARSEEQGQ; encoded by the coding sequence TTGACCACGCCCGTGAGCACGTCGATGAGGACCTCCGCCCGCAGCGCCTACGTGCCCGCTGCGCCGTACGAGCAGCTGATCGGCGCCGACTGGATCGCCGGGACCGGCACCTTCGAGGCGATCGACCCGAGCACGGGGCAGCCGTGGGCCACGCTGCCGCAGGGATCGGCGCGCGACGTCGACGAGGCGGTGCGGGCCGCCCGGGCCGCACAGCGCGCGTGGGGGCGCACGACCCTGGACCAGCGCCAGACGGTGCTCCTGGCGATCGCCGACCGGTTCGAGGAGCAGGGCGAGCGGTTCGCGCCCCTGCTCGCCACCGAGAACGGCCGGCCGATCCGCGAGGCCCACCTCGCCGACCTGCCGACCGTCTGCGCCATCTTCCGCTTCTTCGCCGGCGTGGTGCGCTCGCTGAACGGTGAGCAGATCCCGGTCGCCGACCCCGAGACCCTCGTCTACACGCGGCGTGAGCCGATCGGCGTCGTCGCAGCAGTGCTGTCGTGGAACTCTCCGCTGATCACGCTGTCCAACAAGCTCGCGCCCGCTCTGGCCGGGGGCAACACGGTCGTCGTCAAGCCGTCGGAGTACGCCACCGCGAGCGTGCTCGAGTTCCTCCGCCTGGTCGCCGACCTGCTGCCGCCCGGCGTCGTCAACGTCGTGACCGGCGTCGGCCCGGAGACCGGCGCCGCGCTGGTCGGTCACCCCGACATCGCCAAGATCACCTTCACCGGCGGGCCCGCCACGGCCCGCGCCATCCTCGGCGCAGCCGCCCAGACGCTCACGCCGAGCCTGATGGAGCTCGGCGGCAAGAGCGCGATGATCGTCGCCGAGGACGCCGACCTCGAGCGCGCCGTCGAGGACGCCCTGATGGGCATCTACCTCGCCAACGGAGAGGCGTGCATCGCCGCCTCCCGGCTGTTGGTGCACGAGAAGGTGCACGCCGAGTTCGTCGAGCGCTTCGCCGCGACCGCACGCCGCATCCGGGTCGGTGACGCACTCGACCCGGCCACCGAGGTCGGCCCGCTGGTCTCCGCGCGACAGCTGGAGCTGGTCCGCGGTCACCTCGACCGCGCCCGTGCCGAGGGTGTGCGGTTCGTGACCGGTGACGAGCCCCTCGACCTGCCGCAGGACCTCGCGGACGGCTACTTCCAGCGCCCCGTCCTGCTGGCCGACGACGACGGCGGGTCGACGATCAGCGGCACCGAGGTGTTCGGTCCGGTCACCGTCGTGCAGAAGTACCGCACCGACGAGGAGGCCGTGGCCCGTGCCAACAGCACGCCGTACGGTCTCGCTGCTGGTGTCTGGACCAGCGACCTGCGCCGGGCGCACACCGTGGCCGCGCAGCTCGAGGCCGGGATCGTGTGGGTCAACCGCTGGTTCGACCTCGCCCCCGGAATGCCCATGGGCGGTGTCGGGGAGAGCGGCTTCGGCCGCGAGCTCTCCCTCGAGACGCTGCGTGAGTACACGGCCGTGAAGTCGGTCAACATCGGCCTCGGCCTCCAGCGGTTCCCGCTGTGGGGCCAGGCCCGATCGGAGGAGCAGGGACAGTGA
- a CDS encoding alcohol dehydrogenase catalytic domain-containing protein yields MTDATMKAARIHAWGQQPTIDEVPRPVPRDGETLVRVEAAAVAHLDLTVAGGSFGIKPELPYIAGVEGCGVVVESAELAPGTRVVLRGGGLGMLRPGTWAEYVVAKSATLVPVADGLSPALGATFWVPTTTAHTALNGVGRLGRWFDDVVAADEHVLVAGAAGAVGSMVVQLARRAGATVTALVLDAGQAAALPEGVTALDSTDTEALAAFVRDRPATLLVDTIGGPGLPARLRAVRPGGRAALIGYVAGTEVTLELSNWLLDDVAMLPVNMIRRDAEGRAVAGELADLLVAGELDLNVEEFKLEETGHALELLRAGRLNGRGVVVPSAPNA; encoded by the coding sequence GTGACGGACGCGACGATGAAGGCGGCCCGGATCCACGCGTGGGGCCAGCAGCCGACGATCGACGAGGTGCCGCGACCGGTGCCGCGCGACGGAGAGACACTGGTCCGGGTCGAGGCTGCGGCGGTGGCCCACCTCGACCTGACCGTCGCGGGCGGCAGCTTCGGGATCAAGCCCGAGCTGCCCTACATCGCCGGGGTCGAGGGCTGCGGCGTGGTCGTGGAGTCCGCGGAGCTCGCGCCGGGCACCCGGGTGGTGCTGCGTGGCGGCGGGCTCGGGATGCTCCGTCCCGGCACCTGGGCGGAGTACGTCGTCGCGAAGTCCGCGACCCTGGTCCCGGTCGCCGACGGACTGAGCCCCGCGCTGGGGGCGACCTTCTGGGTGCCGACCACCACCGCCCACACGGCATTGAACGGCGTCGGTCGCCTCGGACGCTGGTTCGACGACGTCGTCGCGGCCGACGAGCACGTCCTCGTCGCCGGCGCTGCCGGTGCCGTGGGCTCGATGGTCGTGCAGCTGGCCCGCCGCGCAGGGGCGACGGTCACGGCGCTCGTGCTCGACGCCGGCCAGGCGGCCGCCCTGCCCGAGGGCGTGACGGCTCTCGACTCGACGGACACCGAGGCGCTCGCGGCCTTCGTCCGCGATCGCCCGGCCACCCTGCTCGTCGACACCATCGGCGGGCCCGGACTCCCGGCCCGGCTGCGCGCGGTGCGTCCGGGCGGACGGGCCGCGCTGATCGGGTACGTCGCTGGCACCGAGGTCACCCTCGAGCTGTCCAACTGGCTGCTCGACGACGTCGCCATGCTGCCCGTCAACATGATCCGCCGCGACGCGGAGGGGCGTGCGGTCGCGGGTGAGCTGGCCGACCTGCTCGTCGCCGGCGAGCTCGATCTCAACGTCGAGGAGTTCAAGCTCGAGGAGACCGGTCACGCGTTGGAGCTGCTGCGCGCCGGGCGCCTCAACGGTCGCGGGGTCGTGGTGCCCTCCGCCCCGAACGCCTGA
- a CDS encoding carboxylesterase family protein produces the protein MVETTLVTLAQGQVRGARRGDVTVWRGLPFAAPPVGDLRWKAPQPAPGWEGVRAADRFAPRARQEQGSALLPSFGAAETDADAPQSEDCLHLNVCAPAERDPEVALPVLVWFHGGGYAVGSGATFSGDGMALAREGCIVVTPNYRLGSLGMLRLDHLLGPEYADAANCALLDQVQALRWVRENIASFGGDPDRVTIGGISAGAKSAINLMATPAARGLFEAAVVHSGGDHVARPDQAAELAAELLRELGIDPADAAALLGLPADDILAAQERLGRGVRATWLWRPMVDGRILPATPTEALRSGAARGVRMIAGVTANEGGSYALAEPSANDLVPTRLAEIFGTDADDVIETYRTARPALPGRLVHQAILGDERYGVPTVRLLDAQSEHADTWRYVFEAPTPGVPPEQWGFHGADQTYLWDVGLADADPALVELGAAIRRTWGRFVAGADPAGAGLPDWPRYDATERATLVLDTEPRVEHDPRADERLLWHRAAWTPGSWWHLPERTDAPDPSHHDTLDQYSTEVRAS, from the coding sequence GTGGTGGAGACGACGCTCGTGACACTGGCCCAGGGCCAGGTGCGCGGCGCCCGACGAGGTGACGTGACGGTGTGGCGGGGCCTTCCGTTCGCGGCGCCGCCGGTCGGCGACCTGCGCTGGAAGGCACCGCAGCCCGCCCCCGGCTGGGAGGGCGTGCGCGCCGCGGACCGGTTCGCCCCGCGGGCCCGGCAGGAGCAGGGCAGTGCCCTCCTCCCGAGCTTCGGCGCCGCGGAGACGGATGCCGACGCGCCCCAGTCCGAGGACTGCCTCCACCTCAACGTCTGCGCGCCCGCCGAGCGCGACCCGGAGGTCGCGCTGCCAGTGCTGGTCTGGTTCCACGGCGGCGGGTATGCCGTCGGGTCGGGCGCGACGTTCTCCGGCGACGGCATGGCGCTGGCCCGCGAGGGCTGCATCGTCGTCACGCCCAACTATCGGCTCGGGTCCCTCGGGATGCTGCGGCTCGACCACCTCCTCGGACCCGAGTACGCCGACGCTGCGAACTGCGCGCTCCTTGACCAGGTGCAGGCTCTGCGCTGGGTCCGGGAGAACATCGCGTCCTTCGGGGGCGACCCCGACCGGGTGACCATCGGCGGCATCTCCGCAGGCGCGAAGAGCGCGATCAACCTGATGGCGACACCGGCCGCCCGTGGCCTGTTCGAGGCAGCCGTCGTGCACAGCGGCGGTGACCACGTCGCCCGCCCCGACCAGGCGGCCGAGCTTGCGGCCGAGCTGCTGCGCGAGCTGGGCATCGACCCGGCCGACGCAGCCGCGTTGCTCGGCCTGCCGGCCGACGACATCCTCGCGGCGCAGGAGCGGCTCGGGCGCGGTGTCCGCGCGACCTGGCTGTGGCGCCCGATGGTCGACGGCCGCATCCTTCCGGCCACTCCGACCGAGGCGCTGCGCTCGGGAGCAGCGCGAGGCGTGCGGATGATCGCGGGCGTCACCGCCAACGAGGGTGGCAGCTACGCCCTCGCCGAGCCGAGCGCCAATGACCTGGTCCCGACCCGGCTGGCCGAGATCTTCGGCACCGACGCCGACGACGTCATCGAGACCTACCGGACCGCGCGCCCGGCACTGCCCGGGCGCCTGGTGCACCAGGCGATCCTCGGCGACGAGCGGTACGGCGTGCCCACCGTGCGCCTGCTCGACGCCCAGAGCGAGCACGCCGACACCTGGCGCTACGTGTTCGAGGCGCCCACCCCCGGCGTACCGCCCGAGCAGTGGGGCTTCCACGGCGCCGACCAGACCTACCTGTGGGACGTCGGCCTGGCCGACGCCGACCCCGCGCTCGTCGAGCTCGGCGCGGCCATCCGGCGTACCTGGGGCAGGTTCGTCGCGGGCGCCGACCCGGCCGGGGCCGGCCTGCCCGACTGGCCGCGGTACGACGCCACCGAGCGCGCCACCCTCGTGCTCGACACCGAGCCGCGGGTCGAGCACGACCCGCGCGCCGACGAACGCCTGCTCTGGCACCGAGCCGCCTGGACGCCCGGGTCCTGGTGGCACCTGCCGGAGCGCACCGACGCACCCGATCCCTCTCACCATGACACGCTGGACCAGTACTCCACGGAGGTACGAGCTTCATGA
- a CDS encoding CaiB/BaiF CoA-transferase family protein, which produces MTRPIRVLDLTDDLAFQAARLFVGMGADVLRVERPEAPPLRRSARLHWHAGKRVTSPTDDEQYDAQVARLVRDADVVVESGPVRRLRTPALREADPAAWQQVAHVVVTPFGLDGPRRDWLADDLVLSAAGGMAWLGGDPGRAPEPPPREQAVQLAGAHAAIGALLALVARDRTGRGQLVEISAQEAVAATLETGAIAWIHGEVVPGRTSGVYGHVAHRVFATADGHVAGGYSGSPRMWDDLLAWLVEEGEAEDLAEEQWQDVEVRWKGRPHVDEVVARFAARRTSAELAAEARRRALPWAEVTPPGALGANPQLRDREFPVRIGELEDAGFPFASPGLVRPVRLAEPVSVEDAADWVPRRAPITTRRRTAPADLPADAPALAGVRVLDLTWVLAGPYVTKTLAEHGADVVKVESSHRKDPTRFSPGMRLRPGASYDDSGYFLNFNRNKRSLALNLRDPRGQELLRALVPHVDVVVENFSPGVLAKWDLAYDQLRDLNEEVVLVSMAGVGQDGPWRSAVTFADTLAAMSGLTYETGRADRAPQGLTFGLGDMVAANAATLATLELLYAGQGGHVDLSQLEAMAASLGPAVLEAALGEPAATAPGIVVPTAGADRWLAVGAGAPADIAARAAGCDADELAADLQAQGIAAHPVRDGRDLVDLDPQLAARGFYRTLTHPIAGPVLHEGLVEHLAATPGALTAPAPLLGQHTDELLTELLGLDPAELATLHQEGVLS; this is translated from the coding sequence ATGACCCGACCGATCCGCGTCCTCGACCTCACCGACGACCTCGCGTTCCAGGCGGCCCGCCTTTTCGTCGGCATGGGCGCCGACGTGCTGCGCGTCGAGCGTCCCGAGGCACCACCGCTGCGGCGCTCGGCACGGTTGCACTGGCATGCGGGGAAGCGCGTGACGAGTCCCACCGACGACGAGCAGTACGACGCCCAGGTCGCTCGGCTCGTGAGGGACGCTGACGTCGTCGTCGAGTCCGGCCCCGTCCGGCGGCTGCGCACCCCGGCGCTGCGCGAGGCGGATCCCGCCGCCTGGCAGCAGGTCGCTCACGTCGTGGTCACCCCGTTCGGACTCGACGGTCCGCGGCGCGACTGGCTGGCCGACGACCTCGTGCTCAGCGCGGCAGGCGGGATGGCCTGGCTGGGCGGCGATCCGGGCCGGGCGCCCGAGCCGCCGCCGCGCGAGCAGGCGGTCCAGCTCGCCGGCGCGCACGCCGCGATCGGTGCCCTGCTCGCCCTGGTCGCCCGCGATCGGACCGGTCGGGGACAGCTGGTCGAGATCTCCGCCCAGGAGGCGGTCGCCGCCACGCTCGAGACCGGCGCGATCGCGTGGATCCACGGTGAGGTCGTGCCGGGGCGGACCTCGGGGGTCTACGGCCACGTCGCGCACCGGGTGTTCGCGACAGCCGACGGTCATGTTGCGGGCGGCTACTCCGGCAGCCCGCGGATGTGGGACGACCTGCTGGCCTGGCTGGTCGAGGAGGGCGAGGCCGAGGACCTCGCCGAGGAACAGTGGCAGGACGTCGAGGTGCGCTGGAAGGGCCGCCCGCACGTCGACGAGGTCGTTGCGCGGTTCGCGGCCCGTCGTACGTCGGCCGAGCTGGCCGCAGAGGCCCGCCGCCGGGCCCTCCCGTGGGCCGAGGTCACCCCGCCTGGCGCGCTCGGCGCCAACCCCCAGCTCCGGGACCGGGAGTTCCCGGTCCGCATCGGCGAGCTCGAGGACGCCGGCTTCCCGTTCGCCTCACCCGGCCTGGTCCGACCCGTGCGGCTCGCCGAGCCAGTCAGCGTCGAGGACGCCGCGGACTGGGTCCCGCGTCGGGCGCCGATCACGACGCGCCGCCGCACAGCTCCCGCGGACCTGCCCGCGGATGCCCCCGCCCTTGCCGGGGTGCGGGTCCTCGACCTGACCTGGGTGCTCGCGGGCCCCTACGTCACCAAGACCTTGGCCGAGCACGGCGCCGACGTCGTGAAGGTCGAGTCGTCGCACCGCAAGGACCCGACCCGCTTCTCCCCCGGCATGCGCCTGCGGCCGGGGGCGTCGTACGACGACAGCGGCTACTTCCTCAACTTCAACCGCAACAAGCGCAGCCTCGCGCTCAACCTGCGCGACCCACGCGGGCAGGAGCTGCTCCGGGCCCTGGTCCCCCACGTCGACGTGGTCGTGGAGAACTTCAGCCCGGGGGTGCTGGCCAAGTGGGACCTGGCCTACGACCAGCTCCGCGACCTCAACGAGGAGGTCGTCCTGGTCTCGATGGCCGGTGTCGGCCAGGACGGCCCGTGGCGCTCGGCGGTCACCTTCGCCGACACCCTGGCCGCGATGTCCGGTCTCACCTACGAGACCGGTCGCGCGGACCGCGCACCGCAGGGCCTGACCTTCGGGCTGGGTGACATGGTCGCGGCCAATGCGGCCACGCTGGCCACCCTCGAGCTGCTTTACGCCGGGCAGGGCGGGCACGTCGACCTGTCGCAGCTCGAGGCGATGGCGGCGAGCCTGGGGCCGGCGGTGCTGGAGGCAGCGCTCGGCGAGCCGGCGGCGACCGCGCCGGGGATCGTCGTACCCACCGCGGGAGCGGACCGGTGGCTCGCCGTCGGCGCCGGCGCGCCCGCCGACATCGCGGCCCGCGCCGCCGGCTGCGACGCCGACGAGCTCGCCGCCGATCTGCAGGCGCAGGGCATCGCGGCCCACCCGGTCCGCGACGGCCGCGACCTCGTCGACCTCGACCCGCAGCTGGCGGCTCGCGGCTTCTACCGCACGCTCACCCACCCGATCGCCGGGCCGGTGCTGCACGAGGGACTCGTCGAGCACCTCGCTGCGACGCCGGGCGCACTCACCGCGCCCGCTCCCCTGCTCGGCCAGCACACCGACGAGCTGCTCACCGAGCTGCTCGGCCTCGACCCGGCCGAGCTCGCCACCCTGCACCAGGAAGGTGTCCTCTCATGA
- a CDS encoding MFS transporter encodes MTALDAAGTPTVSDISPALFRRLACRLLPFVAIGYAIAVIDRSNIGFAKLTMAPDIGLSAAAYGLGAGLFFVAYCLLEVPSNLVLERIGARAWITRILLTWGAITVLTGFVQNTEQFYLARIALGAAEAGFYPGMVLFLAAWFPRVRLTRALAILVVAGPLASMAVGPLAGWIMSGLDGAGGHAGWQWLFYLTGLPAIVFGVVFFLFMADSPRQARWLSEAEKDEIERALAADPQPERCHERGRLRSALTDSRVWLLGLTLAASYLGIYAVIFWMPTMLQAAGLKSVLAIGLVSAIPWTISAITIVLGGVLGDRTGQHRRLAATALVLAALGLVLSVAAGNSALVTLLGLSIAAGTYSVVGPLVWSLAHDHLRGSIAIGASLAFINSLGSIGSFLGPYVTGLGQQWTGSVQLPILVIAGCAVLTAGVVVGRLRTAEAR; translated from the coding sequence ATGACCGCACTTGACGCCGCCGGCACGCCGACGGTCTCCGACATCTCGCCGGCCCTGTTCCGGCGCCTGGCCTGCCGGCTGCTGCCCTTCGTGGCGATCGGCTACGCCATCGCGGTCATCGACCGCAGCAACATCGGCTTCGCCAAGCTCACCATGGCACCGGACATCGGGCTGTCGGCGGCTGCCTACGGCCTCGGCGCCGGCCTCTTCTTCGTCGCCTATTGCCTGCTCGAGGTCCCCAGCAACCTGGTCCTCGAGCGGATCGGTGCTCGGGCCTGGATCACCCGGATCCTGCTGACCTGGGGAGCGATCACGGTGCTGACTGGATTCGTGCAGAACACCGAGCAGTTCTACCTCGCCAGGATCGCACTCGGTGCCGCCGAGGCCGGGTTCTACCCGGGCATGGTGCTCTTCCTCGCGGCGTGGTTCCCGCGGGTCCGGCTGACCCGGGCGCTGGCGATCCTGGTCGTCGCCGGTCCGTTGGCCAGCATGGCCGTCGGTCCGCTGGCGGGCTGGATCATGTCGGGGCTCGACGGCGCCGGTGGCCACGCCGGCTGGCAGTGGCTCTTCTACCTGACCGGCCTTCCGGCCATCGTGTTCGGGGTCGTCTTCTTCCTCTTCATGGCCGACAGCCCGCGTCAGGCAAGGTGGCTGAGCGAGGCCGAGAAGGACGAGATCGAGCGGGCGCTCGCGGCCGACCCCCAGCCGGAGCGCTGCCACGAGCGTGGGCGGCTGCGGAGCGCGCTGACCGACAGCCGGGTCTGGCTGCTCGGCCTGACCCTCGCGGCCAGCTACCTCGGCATCTACGCCGTCATCTTCTGGATGCCCACGATGCTGCAGGCCGCCGGTCTCAAGAGCGTGCTCGCGATCGGACTGGTCTCCGCGATCCCGTGGACCATCTCGGCGATCACGATCGTCCTCGGCGGTGTCCTCGGCGACCGCACCGGCCAGCACCGCCGGCTCGCCGCGACCGCGCTCGTCCTCGCCGCCCTCGGTCTGGTGCTCAGCGTCGCGGCTGGCAACAGCGCACTGGTCACGCTGCTCGGCCTCAGCATCGCCGCCGGCACCTATTCGGTCGTCGGACCGCTGGTCTGGAGCCTGGCCCACGACCACCTCCGCGGCAGCATCGCGATCGGCGCATCGCTGGCGTTCATCAACTCGCTGGGCTCGATCGGCTCCTTCCTCGGGCCCTACGTCACCGGACTCGGCCAGCAGTGGACCGGCAGCGTGCAGCTGCCGATCCTGGTGATCGCCGGGTGCGCCGTCCTGACCGCCGGCGTCGTCGTCGGTCGGCTGCGCACCGCCGAGGCGCGTTAG
- a CDS encoding Lrp/AsnC family transcriptional regulator, producing MIQFSGALDPLSQRIVAALQADGRASWTRIAAVLGESERTIHRRGTELLRSGQVRVRGLAHPGRVRNASQVVLKVSCTAGTTSIAGGALARRAETVFAYLTTGAVDCVAELSVHPSRFSDLVVQEIGAIPGVASYTASPVLGYFRAMHQWRPDLLTAEEYDALGGATYATDPGEGSSVELDKPDQRILTELTADGRATYDDLARATGLSVQTVSRRVERLRLDGTLSIRAVFEPALIGLPVEVLLWLELSFSEIEEVGNQIITSPSVRYACALAGAHQLLVDAVFPSRDDLYRYLREAPWVAQVRAVEPTVVVKPLKRSGVLDLQLG from the coding sequence ATGATTCAGTTCTCCGGCGCGCTCGACCCGCTCTCCCAGCGCATCGTGGCGGCCCTGCAGGCCGACGGGCGCGCCTCGTGGACCCGGATCGCGGCGGTCCTCGGGGAGTCCGAGCGAACCATCCACCGGCGCGGGACCGAGCTGCTGCGCTCGGGTCAGGTCCGGGTCAGGGGGCTTGCCCACCCCGGTCGGGTGCGCAACGCCAGCCAGGTGGTGCTGAAGGTGTCCTGCACCGCCGGCACCACCTCGATCGCCGGCGGCGCGCTTGCCCGCCGCGCGGAGACGGTGTTCGCCTACCTGACCACCGGCGCGGTCGACTGCGTCGCCGAGCTGTCGGTCCACCCGAGCCGGTTCAGCGACCTCGTCGTCCAGGAGATCGGCGCGATCCCCGGCGTCGCCTCCTACACGGCCTCGCCGGTCCTCGGCTACTTCCGTGCGATGCACCAGTGGCGGCCTGACCTGCTGACCGCAGAGGAGTACGACGCCCTCGGCGGCGCGACGTACGCGACCGACCCCGGCGAGGGCAGCTCCGTCGAGCTCGACAAGCCCGACCAGCGGATCCTGACCGAGCTGACCGCCGACGGACGGGCGACGTACGACGACCTGGCCCGCGCCACCGGCCTCTCCGTGCAGACCGTCAGCCGCCGCGTCGAGCGGCTGCGCCTCGACGGGACCCTGTCCATCCGCGCCGTCTTCGAGCCCGCGCTGATCGGCCTGCCGGTGGAGGTCCTGTTGTGGCTGGAGCTGTCCTTCAGCGAGATCGAGGAGGTCGGCAACCAGATCATCACCTCGCCGTCGGTCCGCTACGCCTGCGCACTGGCCGGCGCGCACCAGCTGCTGGTCGACGCCGTCTTCCCGTCCCGCGACGACCTCTACCGCTACCTGCGCGAGGCACCGTGGGTGGCGCAGGTGCGCGCGGTGGAGCCGACGGTCGTGGTGAAGCCGCTCAAGCGCAGCGGGGTGCTGGACCTCCAACTGGGCTGA
- a CDS encoding IclR family transcriptional regulator domain-containing protein: MEGANSVVGKLRLILESFTIEDDQISLSDLARRTGISKASVHRLAQELLAWGMLERAGQEYRLGMRAFELGSRVPRFRVLRDSVRPAMEQLHQETREVVHLGVLDGQEVLYLEKVSASPQAARPSRIAGRMPLHCTASGKVLLAHAPSALLEDVIAQGLPRVSAGTVIAPGLLLEQVRQVRERGYAVEQEETTVGYSSVAVPLYGGSGLVLGALSLTAPTFRVDVDRLVAQLRRTVRRIRTSGQLN, translated from the coding sequence GTGGAGGGCGCGAACAGTGTCGTCGGCAAGCTCCGGCTGATCCTGGAGTCGTTCACGATCGAGGACGACCAGATCTCGTTGTCCGACCTCGCCCGCCGCACGGGCATCTCCAAGGCGTCGGTCCACCGGCTCGCGCAGGAGCTGCTCGCCTGGGGGATGCTCGAGCGCGCGGGGCAGGAGTACCGCCTCGGGATGCGCGCCTTCGAGCTCGGCAGCCGGGTGCCGCGCTTCCGGGTGCTGCGCGACAGTGTCCGCCCGGCCATGGAGCAGCTGCACCAGGAGACCCGCGAGGTCGTGCACCTCGGTGTCCTCGACGGCCAGGAGGTGCTCTACCTGGAGAAGGTCAGCGCCAGCCCCCAGGCCGCGCGGCCCTCCCGGATCGCGGGCCGGATGCCACTGCACTGCACCGCCAGCGGCAAGGTCCTGCTCGCCCACGCCCCGTCGGCGCTGCTCGAGGACGTGATCGCCCAGGGCCTGCCGCGAGTCTCGGCCGGCACGGTGATCGCCCCGGGCCTCCTGCTCGAGCAGGTCCGCCAGGTCCGCGAGCGCGGCTACGCGGTCGAGCAGGAGGAGACGACGGTCGGCTACAGCTCCGTCGCCGTGCCGCTGTACGGCGGCAGCGGGCTGGTGCTCGGCGCGCTCTCGCTGACCGCGCCCACCTTCCGGGTCGACGTGGACCGCCTCGTCGCGCAGCTGCGGCGGACGGTGCGCCGGATCCGGACCTCGGGGCAGCTCAACTGA